One segment of Candidatus Manganitrophus noduliformans DNA contains the following:
- a CDS encoding thiamine pyrophosphate-dependent dehydrogenase E1 component subunit alpha, translating into MENKEDRELYFYLKLTREFEDRVSKLHRQGKILGGVYSGRGQEAIVVGVCYGLRREDFIAPLHRDMGAFLVKGVDPNRLMAQLFGKKTGLSKGKDSFLHAGDLSRGVFGATSMLASTLPVAAGAALKFRMKKESHVAVAFFGEGASSRGDFHEALNFAGIHKLPVLFVCENNFYAYSTPQNMQMAVEDVAIRAEGYGFKGAVCSGNDLHAVMKTAHAAVERAREGEGPTLIECKTYRYHGHSEHDQPFYRPQNELIEWESRDPIQRFEIYLEKKGYNVDQMKADTEREVKAITDEAVRFAEESPWPEGKEAIEDLYANPF; encoded by the coding sequence ATGGAAAACAAGGAAGATCGGGAGCTTTATTTTTATTTGAAGCTGACGCGCGAGTTTGAAGATCGCGTCTCCAAGCTCCATCGCCAGGGGAAAATTTTGGGAGGGGTTTACTCCGGGAGGGGTCAAGAGGCGATCGTGGTCGGCGTCTGCTACGGATTGCGCCGGGAGGACTTTATCGCCCCCCTTCATCGGGACATGGGGGCTTTTCTCGTCAAAGGGGTCGATCCCAATCGCCTGATGGCGCAGCTCTTCGGGAAAAAAACCGGACTCTCGAAGGGAAAAGATTCTTTTCTTCACGCCGGGGACCTGTCGCGGGGGGTCTTCGGGGCGACCAGCATGCTCGCTTCCACCCTGCCGGTCGCCGCCGGCGCCGCGCTGAAGTTTAGAATGAAGAAAGAATCGCACGTCGCCGTGGCCTTCTTCGGCGAGGGGGCGAGCAGCCGGGGAGACTTTCACGAAGCGCTCAACTTCGCCGGCATTCATAAATTGCCGGTCCTCTTCGTCTGCGAGAACAACTTTTACGCCTACTCGACCCCCCAGAACATGCAGATGGCGGTGGAAGATGTCGCCATCCGCGCCGAAGGATACGGTTTCAAGGGAGCGGTCTGCAGCGGGAACGACCTCCACGCCGTGATGAAGACCGCCCATGCCGCCGTCGAGCGGGCGCGCGAAGGAGAAGGGCCGACCTTGATCGAATGCAAGACCTATCGTTATCACGGCCACAGCGAGCATGACCAGCCCTTTTATCGGCCCCAAAACGAACTGATCGAATGGGAAAGCCGCGACCCGATCCAGCGCTTTGAAATTTATCTCGAGAAAAAGGGGTACAACGTCGATCAAATGAAGGCCGACACGGAGAGAGAGGTCAAAGCAATCACCGACGAAGCGGTCCGATTCGCCGAAGAGAGCCCCTGGCCGGAGGGGAAAGAGGCGATTGAAGACCTTTATGCAAATCCATTTTAA
- a CDS encoding ABC transporter ATP-binding protein, producing the protein MPEPILQVQQLKTHFYLMEGVVPAVEEVSFDLHRGETLGLVGESGSGKSVTALSILRLVPDPPGKIVGGKILFEGKDLLALPEKEMRKIRGNRISMIFQEPMTSLNPVLTIGEQIAEGIVLHENVGKKEAMNQSIEMLRKVEIPAPERRVREYPHQLSGGMRQRVMIAMALAMRPDLLIADEPTTALDVTIQRQILDLIGKLQEEIGMAVLLITHNLGIIAETAQRVVVMKEGRVVETSDVFSLFEKPQHSYTRQLLAAVPRLGETKKWSKKRKEAFSRQPSAVSEEPIF; encoded by the coding sequence ATGCCGGAGCCGATCCTGCAAGTCCAGCAGCTCAAGACCCACTTCTATCTGATGGAAGGGGTTGTTCCCGCCGTGGAAGAGGTGAGCTTCGATCTTCACCGGGGCGAAACCTTGGGATTGGTAGGAGAGAGCGGATCGGGAAAAAGCGTCACCGCCCTTTCGATTCTCCGGCTGGTTCCCGATCCGCCGGGGAAGATCGTCGGGGGGAAAATCCTCTTCGAAGGGAAAGACCTTCTGGCCCTTCCGGAAAAAGAGATGCGGAAGATCCGCGGGAATCGGATCTCGATGATCTTTCAAGAGCCGATGACCTCGCTCAATCCGGTCCTGACGATCGGCGAGCAGATCGCGGAAGGGATCGTTCTTCATGAAAACGTCGGGAAAAAAGAGGCGATGAACCAGTCCATCGAGATGCTCCGCAAGGTCGAGATCCCCGCCCCCGAGCGGCGGGTTCGGGAGTACCCGCATCAGCTCTCCGGCGGAATGAGGCAGCGGGTGATGATCGCGATGGCGCTGGCGATGCGACCGGACCTCTTGATCGCCGACGAGCCGACGACGGCGCTCGATGTGACGATCCAGCGGCAGATCCTCGACCTCATCGGCAAATTGCAAGAGGAGATCGGGATGGCCGTATTGCTAATCACCCATAATCTCGGTATCATCGCAGAGACGGCACAACGCGTGGTGGTGATGAAAGAAGGACGGGTGGTGGAGACCTCCGATGTCTTCTCTCTCTTTGAAAAACCGCAGCATTCCTACACACGGCAGCTCCTGGCGGCGGTCCCCCGTCTGGGCGAAACGAAGAAGTGGTCCAAAAAGAGAAAGGAAGCTTTCAGCCGTCAGCCATCAGCCGTCAGCGAGGAACCGATCTTTTAA
- a CDS encoding alpha-ketoacid dehydrogenase subunit beta, with product MPTTYIKAIHDAMFEEMKRDENVFVLGEDVGILGGAFKATEGFLQEFGPERVIDTPIAESLIVGAAIGAAVLGMRPIAEMQFADFISCAYDQIINMAGTLRYRHGGGAQVPIVIRGPSGAGVHGGLFHSQNPESYFLSVPGLKIVAPATAYDAKGLLKASIRDNDPVLFFEHKYLYRRIQEELPEEDYIVPLGQAALRREGSEMTFITYSAMVHPSLAAAERLEKEDGLSVEVIDLRSLRPLDWDAVFRSVRKTSKVVIIHEDRRTGGIGGEISARLSEECFESLDGPIMRVTSEDTHYAFSPPLEEFILPNVDKIVAKARTLAAY from the coding sequence ATGCCAACTACTTATATCAAAGCCATTCACGATGCCATGTTCGAGGAGATGAAGCGGGACGAAAATGTCTTCGTTCTGGGGGAAGATGTCGGCATCCTCGGCGGTGCGTTCAAGGCGACCGAGGGCTTTCTACAAGAATTCGGGCCGGAGCGGGTGATCGACACGCCGATCGCCGAATCGCTCATCGTCGGCGCGGCGATCGGCGCGGCGGTCTTGGGAATGCGGCCGATCGCGGAGATGCAATTCGCCGATTTCATCTCCTGCGCCTACGATCAGATCATCAACATGGCCGGAACCCTCCGGTACCGCCACGGCGGCGGCGCGCAGGTCCCGATCGTGATCCGGGGGCCTTCCGGGGCGGGGGTCCATGGCGGCCTTTTCCATTCCCAGAACCCCGAATCCTACTTTCTCTCCGTCCCCGGTCTGAAGATTGTCGCGCCGGCAACCGCTTATGACGCGAAGGGGCTTTTGAAGGCGTCGATCCGGGACAACGATCCGGTCCTTTTCTTCGAGCACAAATATCTCTATCGGCGCATTCAGGAAGAGCTTCCCGAAGAGGATTACATCGTCCCCCTCGGCCAAGCGGCGCTCCGCCGCGAAGGATCGGAGATGACCTTTATCACCTACAGCGCCATGGTCCATCCTTCACTCGCGGCGGCGGAGCGGCTGGAGAAGGAGGATGGGCTCAGCGTGGAGGTGATCGATTTGAGATCGCTTCGGCCGCTCGATTGGGACGCGGTTTTCCGATCGGTCCGGAAGACGAGCAAGGTCGTCATTATCCATGAAGACCGGCGGACCGGCGGCATCGGCGGAGAGATCTCCGCCCGACTTTCCGAAGAGTGCTTCGAATCACTCGACGGCCCGATCATGCGGGTGACGTCGGAAGACACTCATTATGCCTTCAGCCCCCCGCTGGAAGAGTTCATTCTGCCGAACGTCGATAAGATCGTCGCGAAGGCGAGGACGCTGGCGGCTTATTAA
- the sucB gene encoding 2-oxoglutarate dehydrogenase, E2 component, dihydrolipoamide succinyltransferase yields the protein MSTKVIMPQMGESVVEGKVAKWLVREGEQVETDQPIAEISTDKVDVEIPSPGAGTLTKIYVPEGETVSIGAELAVIGDGKEEGKEAAKPPEVQRPPATTPGRPPETERPPTTAPSPEKPAEKSERGEAKREDAEIGRISPLVRKLAEEHRVDLSQVQGTGLGGRITKQDILRYVGEEETQPAEEQRAPASPAPSRPSHEAPKPAAPLPAETLRFKEFKIPRYEPKEGDQVIPFSRLRKMIAEHMVYSKRTAPHVATVAEVDMAKVVRLRKEKKGSIKEQTGADLTYLPFLISAAIQAISDYPTLNAAVVDDSLVIRKEIHMGIAVETEKGLMVPVIRRAHEMSLAGLSRAAAELAEKARKGTLSPDEITGGSFTISNPGREGNLFGTPIIFQPQVGILRMGEIVKRPMVIDVDGNESIAVRPMMYLALSYDHRVIDGATGNAFLHRVKEILEEGRFQL from the coding sequence ATGTCTACCAAAGTGATCATGCCCCAAATGGGAGAAAGTGTTGTCGAAGGGAAGGTCGCGAAGTGGCTGGTCCGGGAGGGGGAACAGGTCGAGACCGACCAGCCGATCGCGGAGATCTCGACCGATAAGGTCGACGTGGAAATCCCCTCTCCCGGCGCCGGAACCTTGACCAAAATCTACGTCCCCGAGGGAGAGACCGTCTCGATCGGGGCCGAGCTCGCCGTCATCGGAGACGGGAAAGAGGAGGGGAAGGAAGCGGCCAAGCCCCCGGAGGTGCAACGCCCTCCCGCCACGACGCCGGGCCGTCCCCCGGAGACGGAACGCCCTCCGACGACGGCGCCTTCTCCGGAAAAACCGGCGGAAAAATCAGAGAGAGGCGAAGCGAAACGAGAAGATGCGGAGATCGGGCGGATCTCCCCGCTCGTCCGGAAGCTGGCCGAGGAACACCGGGTCGATCTCTCGCAGGTGCAGGGAACCGGTCTCGGCGGCCGGATCACCAAGCAAGACATCCTCCGCTACGTCGGAGAGGAGGAAACCCAGCCCGCCGAGGAACAGCGCGCGCCCGCTTCTCCGGCCCCCTCTCGCCCCTCTCACGAGGCGCCCAAACCGGCCGCGCCGCTCCCCGCCGAAACGCTCCGGTTCAAAGAGTTCAAGATCCCGCGGTACGAGCCGAAAGAAGGAGACCAGGTCATCCCCTTCTCCCGCCTCCGGAAGATGATCGCCGAACATATGGTCTACAGCAAGCGGACCGCGCCGCACGTCGCCACCGTGGCGGAAGTCGACATGGCGAAAGTCGTCCGGCTGCGAAAAGAGAAGAAGGGGTCGATCAAAGAGCAAACCGGCGCCGATCTGACCTATCTCCCCTTCCTTATCTCGGCCGCCATTCAGGCGATCAGCGATTATCCGACCCTCAATGCCGCCGTGGTCGATGACAGCCTCGTTATCCGGAAGGAGATCCACATGGGGATCGCCGTGGAGACCGAGAAAGGATTGATGGTTCCGGTTATCCGGCGGGCCCACGAGATGTCCCTCGCCGGGCTCTCCCGGGCCGCGGCCGAGCTGGCCGAGAAAGCGCGCAAGGGGACGCTGAGTCCCGACGAGATCACCGGCGGATCGTTTACGATCTCAAACCCAGGGAGGGAAGGGAACTTATTTGGTACGCCCATCATTTTTCAACCCCAGGTCGGGATTCTCCGGATGGGGGAGATCGTCAAGCGGCCGATGGTCATCGACGTCGACGGAAACGAGTCGATCGCCGTCCGGCCGATGATGTACCTCGCCCTCTCGTATGACCACCGGGTGATCGACGGCGCCACCGGAAACGCCTTTCTTCACCGGGTGAAGGAGATTTTAGAGGAAGGACGGTTCCAACTGTAG